In a genomic window of Halalkalicoccus sp. CG83:
- a CDS encoding V-type ATP synthase subunit C, which translates to MSPRTQTIGSSNPEYVNARVRARRAALFGDDEYRKLVRMGPSEIARFMEETEYETEINALGARYGGVDLIEYALHRNLAKHFDDLLRWSEGRLYELIANYLRKFDAWNVKTVIRGVYTDTDSEAIEADLIRAGEFSDREIDRLLEARSIEEVVEQLDGTIFGDPIAEAYEEYERTDVLVPLENAVDRTYYEHLLDDVGRISGERDDPITRYVEFLQAEIDFRNMRNALRLARTGAEIDPAEFFIEGGTLFTRSELSALVGNREELLARIEESRYGDRLDEALAQLSEADSLIGFEHALDVALLEYADKLANRYPMSVASVLSYVLAKEREVDNIRAIARGREVGLSEEEITEELIVT; encoded by the coding sequence ATGAGCCCCAGGACGCAGACGATCGGGAGTTCGAACCCGGAGTACGTGAACGCCCGCGTCCGGGCCCGACGCGCCGCGCTGTTCGGCGACGACGAGTACCGGAAGCTCGTCCGGATGGGACCGAGCGAGATCGCACGGTTCATGGAGGAGACCGAGTACGAGACCGAGATCAACGCGCTGGGTGCACGCTACGGCGGCGTCGACCTGATCGAGTACGCCCTCCACCGGAACCTCGCGAAGCACTTCGACGACCTCCTCCGCTGGTCGGAGGGGCGGCTCTACGAACTGATCGCGAACTACCTCCGGAAGTTCGACGCCTGGAACGTGAAGACGGTGATCCGCGGCGTCTACACCGACACCGATTCGGAGGCCATCGAGGCCGACCTCATCCGAGCCGGCGAGTTCTCCGATCGCGAGATCGATCGGCTGCTCGAGGCCCGATCGATCGAGGAGGTCGTCGAGCAGCTCGACGGCACGATCTTCGGCGACCCGATCGCGGAGGCCTACGAGGAGTACGAGCGGACGGACGTGCTCGTCCCCCTTGAGAACGCGGTCGATCGGACCTACTACGAACACCTGCTCGACGACGTCGGCCGGATCAGCGGCGAGCGCGACGACCCGATCACGCGCTACGTCGAGTTCCTGCAGGCGGAGATCGACTTCCGGAACATGCGGAACGCGCTCCGGCTCGCGCGGACGGGCGCGGAGATCGACCCCGCGGAGTTCTTCATCGAGGGCGGGACGCTGTTCACCCGATCGGAGCTGTCGGCGCTGGTCGGCAACCGCGAGGAGCTGCTCGCGCGAATCGAGGAGAGCCGCTACGGCGACCGCCTCGACGAGGCGCTCGCGCAGCTCTCGGAGGCCGACAGTCTGATCGGGTTCGAGCACGCGCTCGACGTGGCGCTGCTCGAGTACGCCGATAAGCTCGCGAACCGCTATCCGATGTCGGTCGCGTCGGTGCTGTCGTACGTCCTCGCGAAGGAGCGCGAGGTCGACAACATTCGGGCGATCGCCCGCGGGCGCGAGGTCGGACTGAGCGAGGAGGAGATCACCGAGGAGCTGATCGTCACATGA
- a CDS encoding F0F1 ATP synthase subunit C, with protein MQAEGPSVENSGLAALAVGLAALGAGYAERGIGSAAMGAIAEDRDLFGLGLILTVLPETLVILALVVVFVV; from the coding sequence ATGCAAGCAGAGGGACCCTCGGTCGAGAACTCCGGGCTGGCGGCGCTCGCGGTCGGCCTGGCAGCGCTCGGCGCAGGGTACGCAGAGCGTGGCATCGGAAGCGCGGCGATGGGCGCGATCGCCGAGGACCGCGACCTGTTCGGTCTGGGCCTGATCCTGACGGTCCTGCCGGAGACGCTCGTGATCCTCGCGCTGGTCGTCGTGTTCGTCGTCTAA
- a CDS encoding type IV pilin, with the protein MDRALSPVVGVALLTACVVVLCGVVGTMVLAYEPFESASPVLVGATVDADADEITLTLERGGPLDVRELSLLVEVDGEPLAHQPPVPFVGATGFSTPSGPFNAAADPHWERGESAVLPIAGTNGPLPEPGSRLTIRLFENELPIAVVETSAD; encoded by the coding sequence GTGGATCGTGCGCTCTCCCCGGTCGTCGGCGTCGCGCTCCTGACGGCGTGTGTGGTCGTGCTCTGCGGCGTCGTCGGGACGATGGTGCTCGCCTACGAGCCGTTCGAGTCGGCCTCGCCGGTCCTCGTCGGCGCGACGGTCGACGCCGATGCCGACGAGATCACCCTCACGCTCGAACGCGGCGGCCCCCTCGACGTTCGAGAGCTCTCGCTTCTCGTCGAGGTCGACGGCGAGCCGCTCGCGCACCAGCCACCCGTACCGTTCGTCGGCGCGACCGGGTTCTCGACGCCGTCGGGGCCGTTCAACGCCGCGGCGGACCCCCACTGGGAGCGCGGCGAGAGCGCCGTCCTTCCGATCGCCGGGACGAACGGTCCGCTCCCCGAACCCGGCAGCAGGCTGACGATCCGGCTGTTCGAGAACGAGCTTCCGATCGCGGTCGTCGAGACGAGCGCCGACTGA
- a CDS encoding helix-turn-helix transcriptional regulator, whose product MRMPVVAVWILCLLVASGATGVVSAPVAAQDGVEAEGAVGQTIEIRLQADGDAIVSVSQRFAFESEEDREAFDRLAQEFESGDADRELSATVFERIAEAASENAGREMAIEDVARESESGENAGRLELRFRWTGFAATPEDRLEVGDVFVIDGEQWLPSLSDGQRLVIHAPEEYAVDGANPDASVDNGTLIWEGPRQFEPGEPNATLVPSSRTGISVLTVGIGIALVAAIVLLVYLLSRRRTAAAGRQERGERGWEALLPTAGDGGEETSDPPESEPEPAPEPPTEPDDPFGGIDPELLSDEERVVRLLEANGGRMKQASIVAETDWSNAKVSQLLSSMADEGRIEKLRIGRENLITLVEEENGD is encoded by the coding sequence ATGCGGATGCCCGTCGTCGCCGTCTGGATCCTCTGTCTGCTGGTCGCGAGCGGCGCGACGGGCGTCGTCTCGGCGCCGGTGGCGGCACAGGACGGCGTCGAGGCGGAGGGCGCCGTCGGCCAGACCATCGAGATCCGCCTCCAGGCGGACGGCGATGCGATCGTCTCGGTCTCACAGCGGTTCGCGTTCGAGTCCGAGGAGGACCGCGAGGCGTTCGATCGTCTCGCCCAGGAGTTCGAGAGCGGCGACGCCGACCGGGAGCTCTCGGCGACCGTCTTCGAGCGGATCGCGGAGGCGGCGAGCGAGAACGCCGGCCGCGAGATGGCGATCGAGGACGTCGCTCGCGAGAGCGAGAGCGGCGAGAACGCTGGCAGGCTCGAGTTACGATTCCGGTGGACCGGCTTCGCCGCCACCCCGGAGGACCGACTCGAGGTCGGTGACGTCTTCGTGATCGACGGCGAGCAGTGGCTCCCCTCGCTCTCGGACGGCCAGCGCCTCGTCATTCACGCCCCGGAGGAGTACGCCGTGGACGGCGCGAACCCCGACGCGTCGGTCGACAACGGCACGCTGATCTGGGAGGGACCGCGGCAGTTCGAGCCGGGCGAGCCGAACGCGACGTTGGTTCCGAGCAGCCGAACCGGGATCTCGGTGCTCACGGTGGGGATCGGGATCGCACTCGTGGCCGCGATCGTGCTGCTGGTCTACCTGCTCTCGCGACGCCGGACGGCCGCCGCCGGACGACAGGAGCGCGGAGAACGCGGCTGGGAGGCGCTGCTCCCCACCGCGGGGGACGGCGGCGAGGAGACGTCCGATCCGCCGGAATCGGAGCCGGAGCCCGCACCCGAACCGCCGACGGAGCCCGACGACCCGTTCGGCGGGATCGATCCGGAGCTGCTCTCCGACGAGGAGCGGGTGGTCCGCCTGCTCGAGGCCAACGGCGGGCGGATGAAGCAGGCGAGCATCGTCGCCGAGACCGACTGGTCGAACGCGAAGGTCTCACAGCTGCTGTCGTCGATGGCCGACGAGGGACGGATCGAGAAGCTACGCATCGGTCGGGAGAACCTCATCACCCTCGTCGAGGAGGAGAACGGGGACTGA
- a CDS encoding SDR family oxidoreductase has translation MANEIQPAELDRESILTLEDPRFSSDRVAIVTGAGSGIGRATALALVHNGLTVVATDVDGEGLEETEERKEELGLRGEIETVEADLTDDADVAAIVEAAAGLGEVTYLANIAGFQHVAPLEEFPVETYDAMQRVMVRAPMLLAKHCLPHMRGGEEPAGVVANMCSIHGHYVTRDKVGYNTAKFALRGLTQSIAAEGEGDVRSFSLSTSYVKTPLVVNQIADTAQQRDISEREVVEKVMLEEARTKELMDPIEAANAFVFGFSEHARFLNGADLLFDGGYTLTY, from the coding sequence ATGGCAAACGAGATCCAACCGGCGGAGCTCGACCGCGAGTCGATCCTGACGCTCGAGGACCCCCGGTTCTCGTCCGATCGGGTCGCGATCGTCACCGGCGCCGGCTCGGGCATCGGTCGGGCGACGGCGCTCGCGCTCGTCCACAACGGGCTCACGGTCGTCGCGACCGACGTCGACGGGGAGGGCCTCGAGGAGACCGAGGAACGCAAGGAGGAGCTCGGCCTCCGGGGGGAGATCGAGACCGTCGAGGCCGATCTGACCGACGACGCGGACGTCGCGGCGATCGTCGAGGCCGCAGCGGGGCTCGGCGAGGTGACCTATCTCGCGAACATCGCGGGGTTCCAGCACGTCGCGCCGCTCGAGGAGTTCCCCGTCGAGACGTACGACGCGATGCAGCGGGTGATGGTGCGCGCGCCGATGCTGCTCGCGAAGCACTGTCTCCCCCACATGCGCGGCGGCGAGGAGCCCGCCGGGGTCGTCGCCAACATGTGTTCGATCCACGGCCACTACGTGACCCGCGACAAGGTGGGCTACAACACGGCGAAGTTCGCGCTCCGCGGGCTGACCCAGTCGATCGCCGCGGAGGGCGAGGGCGACGTCCGCTCCTTCTCGCTCTCGACGTCCTACGTGAAGACGCCGCTGGTCGTGAACCAGATCGCCGATACCGCCCAGCAGCGGGACATCTCGGAGCGCGAGGTCGTCGAAAAGGTGATGCTCGAGGAGGCACGAACCAAGGAGCTGATGGATCCCATCGAGGCGGCGAACGCGTTCGTGTTCGGCTTCTCGGAGCACGCGCGCTTCCTCAACGGCGCCGACCTGCTGTTCGACGGCGGCTACACGCTGACCTACTGA
- a CDS encoding DUF7096 domain-containing protein, with amino-acid sequence MNYALPLALAALLVCSLPAAAFPGGPLHPQPGDSSPALEDGDWLAPAGDDVASGSGHVAIDASATLAADASGLESRYDEHRLDVRLERAGSDAERRAIVREETKELERAVVRLRERERDAYRAYHAGEIDERGLAVELAAVHSNAVDLQRSVSSLSDHVGSVAGIERGSEFEAMAVETETMQGPVRERLAGALRGEIDSTRVHVEADDSDVVLATVEDDYFYREAYRADARDPAAEPHLHSLGESEERIAELYPEVFPAARWSYSEVGYGTYRGVGTYTEGTIAVYLDRATTDVYREYLELRLDGVETASLGNETEDGARLSVEGTAPGGPAVVSLTNAETDAPLSGVVSLDGQRLGSTDDEGELWLVLPHEPTTITVSVGSTTIELTVDGTAAGERASEGRIAPRTERGGL; translated from the coding sequence ATGAACTACGCGCTCCCGCTGGCGCTGGCAGCCCTTCTGGTCTGCTCGTTGCCCGCGGCGGCGTTCCCGGGGGGGCCGCTCCACCCACAGCCGGGCGATTCGAGTCCCGCGCTGGAGGACGGCGACTGGCTCGCACCGGCGGGCGACGACGTCGCGAGCGGCAGCGGGCACGTCGCCATCGACGCGAGCGCGACCCTCGCCGCCGACGCCTCCGGACTGGAGTCGCGCTACGACGAACACCGCCTCGACGTGCGTCTCGAACGGGCGGGATCGGACGCGGAACGCCGGGCGATCGTCCGCGAGGAGACCAAGGAGCTGGAGCGGGCCGTCGTCCGGCTCCGCGAACGCGAGCGCGACGCCTATCGCGCCTACCACGCCGGCGAGATCGACGAGCGGGGGCTTGCGGTCGAACTCGCTGCGGTCCACTCGAACGCCGTCGACCTCCAGCGGTCCGTCTCGTCGCTCTCGGATCACGTCGGGAGCGTCGCCGGAATCGAGCGCGGGAGCGAGTTCGAGGCGATGGCGGTCGAGACCGAGACGATGCAGGGGCCGGTCCGCGAGCGGCTCGCCGGCGCGCTCCGCGGCGAGATCGACTCGACCCGCGTCCACGTCGAGGCGGACGACAGCGACGTCGTCCTCGCAACCGTCGAGGACGACTACTTCTACCGGGAGGCCTACCGGGCGGACGCCCGCGATCCGGCGGCGGAACCCCACCTCCACAGCCTCGGCGAGTCGGAGGAGCGCATCGCCGAGCTCTACCCCGAGGTCTTCCCTGCGGCCCGCTGGAGCTACAGCGAGGTCGGCTACGGCACCTACCGGGGCGTCGGCACGTACACCGAGGGGACGATCGCCGTCTACCTCGATCGTGCGACGACGGACGTGTATCGCGAGTATTTGGAGCTTCGGCTCGACGGCGTCGAGACCGCATCCCTCGGAAACGAGACCGAGGACGGGGCTCGCCTGAGCGTCGAGGGGACGGCTCCCGGCGGTCCCGCGGTCGTCTCGCTGACGAACGCCGAGACCGACGCGCCCCTCTCCGGCGTCGTCTCGCTCGACGGCCAGCGTCTCGGGAGCACCGACGACGAGGGCGAACTGTGGCTCGTCCTTCCCCACGAGCCGACGACGATCACCGTCTCCGTCGGCTCGACGACGATCGAGTTGACGGTCGACGGGACGGCGGCCGGGGAGCGTGCGTCGGAGGGCCGGATAGCACCCCGTACCGAGCGCGGAGGTTTATAG
- a CDS encoding V-type ATP synthase subunit F — protein sequence MSQEIAVVGSPEFTTGFRLAGVRVFENVPEEEKSEELDDAVERVLENEAVGIAIMHEDDLEHLSRKIRQRAETSVEPTFVMLGGGAGSGGLREKIKRAIGIDLMEEES from the coding sequence ATGAGCCAGGAGATCGCCGTCGTCGGCAGTCCCGAGTTCACGACCGGCTTCCGCCTCGCGGGCGTCCGGGTCTTCGAGAACGTTCCCGAGGAGGAGAAGAGCGAGGAGCTCGACGACGCCGTCGAGCGCGTCCTCGAGAACGAGGCGGTCGGCATCGCGATCATGCACGAGGACGACCTCGAGCACCTCTCGCGGAAGATCCGCCAGCGTGCCGAGACCAGCGTCGAACCCACGTTCGTGATGCTGGGCGGCGGCGCGGGCAGCGGCGGACTCCGCGAGAAGATCAAGCGTGCGATCGGGATCGACCTCATGGAGGAGGAGTCCTAA
- a CDS encoding methyltransferase domain-containing protein, translated as MGILEDKARARLFYKYLSKVYDRINPFVWNERMRGEALSMLEIDDDDRVLDVGCGTGFATEGLLEHTSRVHGLDQSRHQMEKAWAKLGKHDPVRFYLGDAERLPFKDDSFDVVWSSGSIEYWPDPVATLRELRRVARPDGQVLVVGPNYPKTGLMQRLADAIMLFYDDREADRMFAEAGFDDVEHRLMGPSYDPDVAITTVARVPE; from the coding sequence ATGGGAATCCTCGAGGACAAGGCTCGCGCCCGGCTGTTCTACAAATACCTCTCGAAGGTGTACGACCGGATCAACCCGTTCGTCTGGAACGAGCGCATGCGCGGGGAGGCGCTCTCGATGCTGGAGATCGACGACGACGACCGCGTGCTCGACGTCGGCTGTGGCACCGGCTTCGCCACCGAGGGCCTGCTCGAACACACGAGCCGGGTTCACGGGCTGGATCAGAGCCGCCACCAGATGGAGAAGGCGTGGGCGAAGCTCGGCAAACACGACCCCGTCCGGTTCTACCTCGGCGACGCCGAACGCCTCCCGTTCAAGGACGACTCGTTCGACGTCGTCTGGTCGTCGGGCTCGATCGAGTACTGGCCCGACCCCGTCGCGACCCTCCGAGAGCTGCGCCGCGTCGCGAGGCCGGACGGCCAGGTGCTCGTCGTCGGTCCGAACTACCCCAAGACCGGCCTCATGCAGCGACTCGCCGACGCGATCATGCTCTTCTACGACGACCGCGAGGCCGACCGGATGTTCGCCGAGGCCGGCTTCGACGACGTCGAACACCGCCTGATGGGCCCCTCCTACGACCCCGACGTCGCGATCACCACCGTCGCACGCGTCCCAGAGTGA
- a CDS encoding V-type ATP synthase subunit I, which translates to MLRPERMSKVSVTGSKPVMGEAIETIHDLNLVHLVDYDDSWEGFEPGDPEAEAEEISEKLVTVRAIESILDVDEEDAGPSRIVEDEEIEAEIEEVRERVNELDDRRVELREELRDVDERLSSVRPFARLGIDLDLLSGYESLETAVVEGREERIREALEGAEGIDEYETFAEEGVVAIFVRPEEGVEDALADALVGVEVTMLSVPDAEGSPQSYAEDLEHRRQQLDSKLTSVEGEITELKLDVGGFLLAVEEELSIDVQKAEVPLSFATTERSFIAEGWVPTERYEELEAALASEVGDHVDCEELERVDFDDVSHGHGHGTADEESGDAGDADRQPAAADGGERKPRADGGHAATSMHGDEPPVVQDNPGTARPFQLLVEAINRPRYFELDPTIVLFLTFPVMFGLMIGDVGYGILYMAMGFGLYRAFDSPAMKSLGGIAIWCGIFTTIFGVLYGEILGFHTISTMLWEGVVGLEHAPIEKGLDSAYALFWLVVALLIGLVHLTIGYVFGFVNELETEGLVPAAASNLSWALLAIGAWIWIFSTTYASSKPEFLFTVFDGEPMALGFAGFSPAVGAAGLGLAAVGLVGAVYGEYLHQGSAGILIGLIESITNGLAHIISYTRITAVLLAKAGMAFVVNLLVVGAYEDEEGHFHFMTGAHSEVPEGGELMFSGILTTDAGLAMAALTVLAGALVFVVGHVIVLGLGITSAGLQAVRLEYVEFFGKFYDGGGENYEPFGYDRTHTTE; encoded by the coding sequence ATGCTCAGACCTGAACGGATGAGCAAGGTCTCGGTGACCGGCTCCAAGCCCGTCATGGGCGAGGCCATCGAGACGATCCACGACCTCAACCTGGTCCACCTGGTCGACTACGACGACTCCTGGGAGGGGTTCGAGCCGGGCGACCCCGAGGCCGAGGCCGAGGAGATCTCCGAGAAGCTCGTCACCGTTCGGGCGATCGAGAGCATCCTCGACGTCGACGAGGAGGACGCCGGTCCGAGCCGGATCGTCGAGGACGAGGAGATCGAGGCCGAGATCGAGGAGGTCCGCGAACGGGTCAACGAGCTCGACGACAGACGCGTCGAGCTCCGCGAGGAGCTCCGGGACGTCGACGAGCGCCTCTCGTCGGTTCGACCGTTCGCGCGCCTCGGCATCGACCTCGATCTGCTCTCGGGCTACGAGAGCCTCGAGACCGCCGTCGTCGAAGGCCGCGAGGAACGAATCCGGGAGGCGCTCGAGGGCGCCGAGGGGATCGACGAGTACGAGACCTTCGCCGAGGAGGGCGTCGTCGCGATCTTCGTCCGTCCCGAGGAGGGCGTCGAGGACGCGCTCGCCGACGCGCTGGTCGGCGTCGAGGTGACGATGCTCTCGGTGCCCGACGCCGAGGGCAGCCCGCAGTCGTACGCCGAGGATCTCGAACACCGGAGACAGCAGCTCGACTCGAAGCTCACGAGCGTCGAGGGCGAGATCACCGAGCTGAAGCTGGACGTCGGCGGGTTCCTGCTCGCGGTCGAGGAGGAGCTCTCGATCGACGTCCAGAAGGCGGAGGTGCCCCTCTCCTTCGCGACGACCGAACGGTCGTTCATCGCGGAGGGGTGGGTGCCGACCGAGCGCTACGAGGAGCTCGAGGCCGCTCTCGCCTCGGAGGTCGGCGACCACGTCGACTGTGAGGAGCTCGAACGCGTCGACTTCGACGACGTCTCGCACGGCCACGGCCACGGCACGGCCGACGAGGAGTCGGGCGACGCGGGCGACGCCGACCGCCAGCCCGCCGCGGCCGACGGCGGCGAGCGGAAACCGCGCGCCGACGGCGGGCACGCCGCCACGAGCATGCACGGCGACGAACCGCCGGTCGTCCAGGACAACCCCGGCACCGCACGGCCGTTCCAGCTGCTCGTCGAGGCGATCAACCGCCCACGGTACTTCGAGCTCGACCCGACGATCGTCCTGTTCCTGACATTCCCAGTGATGTTCGGGCTGATGATCGGCGACGTCGGCTACGGGATCCTCTACATGGCGATGGGCTTCGGGCTCTATCGGGCGTTCGACAGTCCCGCCATGAAGAGCCTCGGCGGAATCGCGATCTGGTGTGGGATCTTCACGACGATCTTCGGCGTGCTGTACGGCGAGATCCTCGGCTTCCACACCATCTCGACGATGCTCTGGGAGGGCGTCGTCGGGCTCGAACACGCCCCGATCGAGAAGGGCCTCGACAGCGCCTATGCGCTGTTCTGGCTCGTGGTCGCCCTGCTGATCGGGCTCGTCCACCTGACGATCGGCTACGTCTTCGGGTTCGTCAACGAGCTCGAGACGGAGGGGCTGGTGCCCGCCGCCGCGAGCAACCTCTCGTGGGCACTGCTGGCGATCGGGGCCTGGATCTGGATCTTCAGCACGACCTACGCGTCGTCGAAGCCAGAGTTCCTCTTCACCGTCTTCGACGGGGAGCCGATGGCGCTCGGATTCGCCGGCTTCAGTCCGGCCGTCGGCGCCGCCGGCCTGGGCCTCGCGGCCGTCGGGCTGGTCGGCGCGGTCTACGGGGAGTACCTCCACCAGGGCTCCGCCGGGATCCTCATCGGCCTCATCGAGAGCATCACGAACGGGCTCGCCCACATCATCTCCTATACGCGGATCACCGCGGTGTTGCTCGCGAAGGCCGGCATGGCGTTCGTGGTCAACCTGCTCGTCGTGGGCGCCTACGAGGACGAGGAGGGACACTTCCACTTCATGACCGGTGCCCACTCGGAGGTACCCGAAGGAGGCGAGCTGATGTTCAGCGGAATCCTCACCACCGACGCCGGCCTCGCGATGGCCGCTCTCACGGTTCTCGCCGGCGCGCTCGTCTTCGTCGTCGGCCACGTCATCGTGCTAGGACTCGGCATTACGAGCGCCGGCCTGCAGGCCGTACGCCTCGAGTACGTCGAGTTCTTTGGGAAGTTTTATGACGGCGGTGGTGAGAACTACGAACCGTTCGGATACGATCGAACCCACACGACGGAGTAA
- the ahaH gene encoding ATP synthase archaeal subunit H, producing the protein MPRPEVLQNIKEAEAEADEIVAEAEREREDRIAEARERAEKIREEAREEANEHADERLAEAREEIEAERQEILATGEEEREALETRAEDNVDDVVEFVVSRFEEAVHAQT; encoded by the coding sequence ATGCCGAGGCCAGAGGTTCTACAGAACATCAAGGAGGCCGAAGCGGAGGCCGATGAGATCGTCGCCGAGGCCGAACGCGAGCGCGAGGACCGCATCGCCGAGGCCCGCGAGCGCGCCGAGAAGATCCGTGAGGAGGCGCGCGAGGAGGCGAACGAGCACGCCGACGAACGCCTCGCGGAGGCGCGCGAGGAGATCGAGGCCGAACGCCAGGAGATCCTCGCCACCGGCGAGGAGGAGCGCGAGGCCCTCGAAACGCGCGCCGAGGACAACGTGGACGACGTCGTCGAGTTCGTCGTGAGCCGGTTCGAGGAGGCGGTGCATGCTCAGACCTGA
- a CDS encoding V-type ATP synthase subunit E has protein sequence MSLETVVEDIRDEARARAKEIRAEGDERAEEIVAEAERDAEEIRSERKREVERTIEQEREQRLSSANLEAKQKRLEARRDVLGDVREAAEREVAAIDGDRRERLTHELIEATAAEFDEDAAVQIYGRADDAQLLTSLLAEYDSLAHAGEYDCLGGVVAESKQSRIRVNNTFDSVLDDVWEDNLKEASARLFEQ, from the coding sequence ATGAGTTTAGAAACGGTCGTCGAGGACATTCGGGACGAAGCCCGCGCGCGTGCAAAGGAGATCCGCGCCGAGGGCGATGAGCGCGCGGAGGAGATCGTCGCCGAGGCCGAACGCGACGCCGAGGAGATCCGATCGGAGCGCAAACGTGAGGTCGAGCGGACGATCGAACAGGAGCGCGAACAGCGCCTCTCGAGCGCGAACCTCGAGGCGAAACAGAAGCGCCTCGAGGCCCGTCGGGACGTCCTCGGCGACGTCCGCGAGGCCGCTGAGCGTGAGGTCGCGGCCATCGACGGCGACCGACGCGAGCGGCTCACCCACGAGCTGATCGAGGCGACCGCAGCGGAGTTCGACGAGGACGCGGCGGTGCAGATCTACGGCCGTGCGGACGACGCGCAGCTGCTCACGTCGCTGCTCGCGGAGTACGACAGCCTCGCGCACGCCGGCGAGTACGACTGTCTCGGCGGCGTCGTCGCCGAGAGCAAGCAGTCCCGGATCCGCGTGAACAACACGTTCGACTCGGTGCTCGACGACGTCTGGGAGGACAACCTCAAAGAGGCCAGCGCCCGACTGTTCGAGCAATGA